A part of Entelurus aequoreus isolate RoL-2023_Sb linkage group LG03, RoL_Eaeq_v1.1, whole genome shotgun sequence genomic DNA contains:
- the LOC133645962 gene encoding eukaryotic translation initiation factor 4 gamma 2-like, translated as MAADRVVEGTRFDKRLSPRDMIRITSPFIRRVGRQKCVKGWSRGVQSPFSPPSFPIILILSTILHCQAAKVESVIAEGGASRFSASSGGGGGRGAPQHYPKTVGNSEFLGKTPGQSVQKWVPSRSTRRDVNSSNEKERHDAIFRNVRGILNKLTPEKFDKLCLELLNVGVDSKLVLKGIILLIVDKALEEPKYSSLYAQLCLRLAEDAPNFDGPSTEIQTSQKQSTTFRRLLISKLQDEFENRARNVEIYDKHDNPLTSEEEEQRAIAKIKMLGNIKFIGELGKLDLIHESILHKCIKTLLEKKKRVQLKDMGEDLECLCQIMRTVGPRLDHEKAKSLMDQYFGRMLSIMNNKDLPARIRFLLQDTLELRENNWIPRKAFFDNGPKTINQIRQDAVKDLGVFIPAPMSQGMRVDFFLESPFLPNRMKLDRETLGGLADMFGQMPGSGIGTGPGVIQDRYSPTMGRHRANPLFNGHSGHTAPPPQSQFDIGPKSFVKSSQQVQNQHFLNQSQNHAAQQQAQSKDIPPRFSKKGQLNADEISLRPAQSFLLNKSQVPKLTPQIPSMMLPGSQPPRTQTPPLGQPPQLGLKTNPPPIQEKPQKTNKKPPPAKEELLKMTEAAISEYFTSKDVSEAVNSVRDMKAPKHFLPEMLSKIIVCSLDRPEEDKEHASTLIHSLRLEALITAENFMQAFLNVLDQCPKIEVDVPLVKSYLAQFAARAVIAELISVAELAHPLENGTHFPLFLLCLQQTAKLKDKEWLTDVFQQSRVNMQKMLPEIDQNRDRMLEILEEKGLSFLFPLLKLEKELLKQITADPSPQSIYKWIKDNISPKLHTDKGFVNILMTSFLQYIAQELCIDEGDEQLSAPSKEHLEQEKQLLLAFKPVMQKFLHDHTQLQVSALYALQVHCNANGFPKGMLLRYFVNFYDLEIIEEEAFLAWKEDITQEFPGKGKALFQVNQWLTWLETAEEEESEEEVD; from the exons CACCGTTTTCCCCCCCATCCTTCCCTATTATCCTTATTCTTTCCACTATTCTTCATTGTCAAGCCGCCAAAGTGGAGAGTGTGATTGCAGAAGGGGGTGCTTCTCGTTTCAG TGCTTCTTCGGGGGGAGGAGGTGGTAGGGGTGCACCTCAGCACTATCCCAAGACTGTCGGCAACAG CGAGTTCCTGGGGAAAACCCCGGGGCAAAGCGTTCAGAAATGGGTTCCTTCACGAAGCACTAGACGAGATGTCAACTCCAGCAACGAAAAAGAGCGACATGATGCGATCTTCAGGAATGTGAGAGG CATACTCAACAAACTCACGCCTGAGAAGTTTGACAAGCTATGCCTTGAGCTCCTGAACGTGGGCGTAGACTCCAAACTCGTCCTAAAAGGAATCATCTTGCTG ATTGTGGACAAAGCCCTAGAAGAGCCCAAGTATAGCTCGCTCTATGCTCAGCTATGTCTGCGCTTGGCAGAGGACGCACCAAACTTTGACGGCCCTTCAACCGAGATCCAAACATCCCAAAAGCAGAGCACA ACCTTCAGAAGACTGCTGATTTCCAAGCTTCAAGATGAATTTGAAAACCGTGCCAGAAATGTTGAAA TCTATGACAAACATGACAACCCTCTTACTTCTGAGGAGGAGGAGCAGAGAGCCATTGCCAAGATCAAGATGCTTGGCAACATTAAATTCATCGGGGAACTTGGCAAACTCGACCTCATCCATGAATCTATCCTCCATAAGTGCATCAAAACG CTTCTGGAAAAGAAGAAGAGAGTCCAACTTAAGGATATGGGCGAGGATCTGGAGTGCCTCTGTCAGATAATGAGAACTGTTGGGCCGAGACTCGACCATGAGAAAGCAAAG TCTTTAATGGATCAGTACTTTGGCCGTATGCTGTCCATAATGAACAACAAGGATTTGCCAGCGAGGATCCGCTTCCTGCTGCAAGATACACTGGAGCTGCGAGAGAACAACTGGATCCCCCGCAAGGCTTTCTTCGACAAcggaccaaagactataaaccaGATCCGACAAGACGCAGTAAAG GATTTGGGTGTTTTCATCCCAGCACCCATGTCACAGGGCATGAGGGTGGACTTCTTCCTGGAAAGCCCCTTCTTGCCCAACAGAATGAAACTGGACAGAGAGACGCTCGGGGGATTGGCCGACATGTTTGGACAGATGCCAG GCAGTGGGATCGGAACAGGACCGGGAGTTATTCAGGACAGGTACTCGCCCACCATGGGCCGCCATCGCGCCAACCCGCTCTTCAACGGTCACAGCGGCCACACCGCTCCGCCGCCGCAGTCGCAGTTTGACATCGGGCCCAAGTCCTTTGTGAAGTCCAGCCAG CAGGTTCAGAACCAGCATTTCCTCAACCAGAGCCAGAACCACGCGGCACAGCAGCAGGCCCAGTCCAAGGACATACCCCCTCGATTCAGCAAGAAAGGACAGCTCAATGCAGACGAG ATCAGCCTGAGACCGGCTCAGTCATTCCTCCTCAACAAGAGCCAGGTTCCCAAACTCACGCCGCAGATCCCCTCCATGATGCTTCCCGGCAGCCAGCCCCCGCGCACCCAGACCCCTCCCCTGGGACAG CCCCCTCAGCTCGGCTTGAAAACCAACCCTCCGCCCATCCAAGAAAAACCTCAGAAGACCAACAAGAAACCTCCCCCTGCCAAGGAGGAGCTGCTGAAGATGACG GAGGCGGCCATCAGCGAGTACTTCACCAGTAAGGACGTGAGCGAGGCGGTAAACAGCGTGCGGGACATGAAGGCTCCCAAGCACTTCCTGCCTGAGATGCTGAGTAAAATCATTGTATGCTCTTTGGACCGGCCGGAAGAGGACAAGGAGCACGCCAGCACTCTGATCCACTCGCTTCGCCTTGAGGCCCTCATCACGGCTGAGAACTTCATGCAG GCTTTCCTCAACGTCCTGGACCAGTGCCCCAAGATTGAAGTGGACGTGCCCCTGGTGAAGTCCTACCTGGCCCAGTTCGCCGCACGGGCCGTCATCGCCGAGCTCATAAGCGTGGCAGAGCTGGCGCACCCCCTGGAGAACGGCACCCACTTCCCGCTCTTCCTGCTGTGCCTGCAGCAGACCGCCAAGCTGAAGGACAAAGAGTGGCTGACGGACGTCTTCCAGCAGAGCAGGGTCAACATGCAGAAGATGCTGCCAG AAATCGACCAGAACAGGGACCGCATGCTGGAGATCCTGGAGGAGAAAGGCCTGAGCTTCCTGTTCCCTCTGCTGAAGCTGGAGAAGGAGCTGCTGAAGCAGATCACGGCAGACCCGTCCCCACAGTCCATCTACAAGTGGATCAAAGACAACATCTCCCCCAAGCTCCACACAGACAAAGGCTTTGTCAACATCCTCATGACCAG CTTCCTGCAGTACATCGCCCAGGAACTCTGCATTGACGAGGGCGACGAGCAGCTGTCCGCCCCCTCCAAGGAGCACTTGGAGCAGGAAAAGCAGCTGCTGCTGGCCTTCAAGCCCGTCATGCAGAAGTTCCTGCATGACCACACCCAACTGCAGGTCAGCGCCCTGTACGCCCTGCAGGTGCACTGCAACGCCAACGGCTTCCCCAAAG GCATGCTGCTGCGCTACTTTGTCAACTTCTACGACTTGGAGATCATCGAAGAAGAAGCCTTCCTTGCATGGAAAGAAGACATCACCCAAGAATTCCCTGGGAAAGGAAAAGCTCTGTTTCAG GTCAATCAGTGGCTCACCTGGTTGGAGACGGCCGAGGAGGAGGAGTCTGAGGAGGAAGTCGATTGA